Genomic segment of Triticum aestivum cultivar Chinese Spring chromosome 6A, IWGSC CS RefSeq v2.1, whole genome shotgun sequence:
CTCCTGCACCTCTATCCCATTCCCTGGCAATCAAGTCCAAGAACCCCTCGCGTTTGAACAATGACATCTCGAAAGAGAAGGTGTTCTTGTTACCCACGTGGTTCAGCTCCCCTGAGTCTGCGAACAAGGGTGTGTGATCGGATATTCCCCTCGATAGAGCTTGCACCGTAACCAGAGGGAActtttgttcccactccacgctcGCGAGAACTCGATCAAGTTTTTCATAAGTCGGGTTTGGCAGagcattagcccaggtaaactttctatcagaaagctctatctccctcaAATCCaggctttcaataatggtattgaacataaacgaccatctgccatcaaagttatcattgttcttctcctctctcctcctaatgatattgaaatcacctccaACTAAAATTGGAAGCTATTCTGACCCACAGATTCGAACAAGGTCCGCCagaaactccggtttaagctcgggctgtgcggcaccatagaccgccaccaaagcccagttgaaaccatctatcttagacctgactcgaaacttCACCGCGAAGTCGCCCATCACTACACTTTGGACTTCAAGCAAATCGCATCTCACACCGAGtaagataccacccgatcttcctcgcggagggaggCAGTGCCAATCGAAATCAATACCACCCACAAGAGAGGAAAGAAACTGGGGCACAAAATTATCTCCACCAGTCTCCGATAGAGCAATGAAATCTAAACGCTGCTCTAAGGATGCCTCAGCAaggaaccttcttttagccaagtccttcagacctctgctattccaaaagattcctttcatatttcatcatggaattttttagtggtccgaatcctagcactcctacgaaccgCGGAATCGGGATAGATCTTCCGTTTCCACTTGTGCTTTGGTTTACTAGGCTCTGACGCTCGGTCCTCATAACCGGGTTCAATTAAACTACCAGTATCATTCTCTAGGGGCACATCATCGTCCTCAGACTCATGACTGGGGGGTGCTAGATCCGCACACAGATTATCGAGCACTCTAACCCCTAACGCACCAATCTCATCATCATTCATTGGTTTAACCGCTGCAAGATTACGAATAGTCTCTAAGGcacgctccgcctccaaatctaacaGATCATTCACCGAATTGGTAATCTCACTATCCGTagcacctagtgaaactcctaattggtttgcattatttataatctcctcattaaaaaaatgcaataaagaattagAGATGTTGACGGACATACCAGAAGATAATGCAGCATCCTGAAGCTTGgtcgccctcatagcgcaccgctgctgcatatcaTCCACCTCCGGGAGCTCGTGGATGCGAGCACTCATCCGTCTTCCCGTCGAGACGGGGTCTGGGATCCCGCCAAAAGCGATAACCTCCTGCCTAGTAAAGCCTGGCACCGAGTCCCTCAAAGGGTCAACCGAGGTTACCGAAGAGGGCAgctgcgggctcccaagcccctcaGACAGGTGCCCCACGCCGGGGTCCGCGGCCACGGGTACAAACGGAGAGGGGATAACATGGGCCGCCTGCCCGCGCCCTCCTCCCGCCCCACCCGCCGGCGCAAACGGAAGAGCCGTCGGGGAAGGAGAGACGGTCCTCCTGACCGCCTGGGACGAAGGAGGGGccagggccacctgccccagcCCCCCTCCCAATGCCGCTACAACCGGAGTAGCGGGAGCCGAGGCTGCCTGCCTCGGGCTCCCTCCCCTGGAGCTAGCCGACTCCAACGTGACCGACCTCACCGGCGTCGGGAAATGGAGGGGGAAAGTCAAGGCCTCCTGCCCCGAACCCCCTCCCTCCAACACCAGCTCAGCCGCAGCAAACCGCACCGGAGCCTCGACCACAGGAGGAACAAGGGAAAGAGAAGCAACCTCCGGCTCCCCCACCCCAACTCCATCCAGAGTCCTCGCCGATGGGGCCCTCACCAAGCGTCCAGGCACAGAACCGCCAGCTCCCTCAAACTCCAACGGAGGAAGCGTGCGCTCAAACATATCATCAGAGTCTACCCGGTCACTCCAAAGTCTGGGCGGCGCAGATGCTGGATCAAAGGACCCAAACCGCAACGAAGTCATAGGCACCAAAGGTGATGCTGCCGGCTCAACCCCGGTCCCATCCCCGGGCAACTGAGCATCTGGGAGAGAGCCGTTAGACCCCTCTCGTGTGGACTCATCAGTCTGTGCCCCATTGGCTCCCGCACCGCCATCTCCTCGTGCATATCAACATCATTCCCATTAACTACATCAGCAAACAGATCAGTGTCCTCAAACTCAATCTCGAGCGGGAACACCTCTCCCCTATAAGTCCAGTTGACCACATCAGACACGAACTCAATATGCAGAATACTGACTAAAAGCCGGGCCACCCCATGAGCCCGGGTAAAAGCCATATCAACTCTCTCCGTCTTCCCAACCATCATACCCAAACTGGCCATAACTCGAACATCCTACAAAGGCTTAGACGGCCCCCCTACAAACCGCAACCAGACCTGCGTAAGCGGCTTTCCCTTAGGCTCCACCTTCTTCCACTCGTGAAACTCCAGAATGCACGAAGTGCCAGGAACTCTACACAAACTAAAGCTCAACAAACGCTGCAAGTCATCCACCGTGGGGAAATCAACCTTAAAAACCTTTTCTTCGAGACCAACCAGCTCCCACCGAAAGTCCCCCGGAGCCAGCTCCTGAAGCCTCTGCACGATCTGAGCCTCAGTCACGTTGCCCTGGGTAGCTTTCACAACCCTGGTGGTCAAACTCTGGGTCTCCTCCAGAATCTCTCGCGCAGCCGGTGACTCAAAGAACACAAGCTCAGCACAGTAGACTCCGTACAAAGTCAGCGACGGAGCCTGGTCACGCAAGAACGGGCACTCCCCCGAGGCATGTTCCGGCTTGCCACATGACTCACACAGCTCGGCCACACACTCAGCAATAAAGTGGCCCTTCTCCCCACAACGATAGCAAAGCATCTTTTCCTTCTTGCGCGCATACTTGGACGCCCTCTCAGCATCCGACCTGTCAGTAGCCTCTGCCACAGTCCCAGTCGCAGGAACCTCAACACTGGCCAAGGCAGTCACAACCTCCATCGCCTGGGAAGGAAGATCAGTGGACGCGTGATCGGCCTCCAGTGCTGACGCCGCGTGCTCAACAACTACCTTaggcggaggcgggcggcgaaACCTCCCACGGCCCCCTCCCTGACCACCACGATGACCCTGATAGCCTCCTCTCTGACGGTAGTTTGGGCATGTGGCTCCTTCAACAAATCCGCCTGGAGGGCCGAGAAACGGTCTCTCGGGAGACCCATCACTCCACCAGGCATGGCCACGACCTCCTCCCGTGGACGAGGAACCACGATGCCGTCCCTCACCATACGCATCATACCCGTCATCCCCCCACTGGCCTCGGGGCGGATCAGTGGGCTCTCTATTGGTAGAATACTGTCTTGTCTGAGTCGGACCTGACCGGTTTTGCGTCGGCCTCGCAACGTGATGGGGCGGAGGTGCGGCCCGAGGCTGATTGCTCGATGGCAACGGCACGCCCCCAGAAGGCCGAGGCCCTCCACCACGGCCAGCCGGAACCACACCGGCAACGCCCGGCGCCTGAGGCCGGGGCCCACCACGACCTGCCGCCGGCTGAGCCACAGATGCCGCACTCGGCGCCGGAGGCCTGAGCCCGCCTCTTCCGGCCATAGCATGGATGGGTACTTGCCCCGGTGGCCGAGCGCCCACAAGGCCAACGCCGCGACCCTGGGTGCCTGGCGGCACACCACCGCCCGCCGGCGGCCTCTGGCCAGGCTGCCCCAGGGCCCCGCGCCCCGCGCTCATCGCCGGCGGCAGTGCCGCACCGCCCGGCTACGGAGCAGCCCCACCCCGACCAACAGCAGCAGCGGCCGGCTGCTTCTTAGCGGGCGGCGCCGCAGCCCCGCGGCCTGCCATGGACCCAAGAGGAGGAATGCGCGCCGCTCTCCCCGGGCCACAGCGGCGAAACCCCGGCGTGCCTCCCCGCCGCAAACTAGGGCACAGCGACGGCGGCCGAACGTACATGACCTGGAGATCGATCGCACGCATGCAGGGATTCTGTACGTATACGGTCGCCCCCACAGAATCCTCGTTAGGCTGGGCCACGCACCCAGTTAACGACCCAGGTGGATCTGCCGCGCGATGGGCCTCATACCCATCGGCAGGCCGGCCCACGTCTCCCGATGCCTGATCGGGGCCACTGAGGCCCAAGATCGAATTCAAACGGCGAGACTTGTCGGCACGGATCTCGCTGATCCCTCTGATCGGCGGCGAAGCCCGTCTGGCCGCACGAACAGTGCCCGAACTCGCCACCGGCGGCCGGCCAATCTTTCCCTTCTTCTTTCGCGTCACTAAAGTCCAATCATCCGGCAAAAATTGAGACAAGGTCATAGGTTCTCTACTTACCTTAGGGATCGGTCTGATCCAGGGCTTCATAGCCGGCTTGGAGTTTTCAAAATTTGAGCAACGTCGAACGATCTTAATCATGGGCTCCGGCAACAGCCCGACAGCCGGCAAAGCCATGACCCTGGAGGGGACACACTCCGCTTGATCTTCGTCGTTGCTCTCCAGAAGCGCCCAAAAACGTCCTCCCGGTCTTGCCTGAATCGACTCCGTCAGATCGATCACCTCGGATGCCTTCGAACGTAGGTCTATCTGCACATACTCGCCAACAACTATGTTATAATCATCAAGCTTGAATTGAAGACCTACCTCAATCACGTCTCCGACTGGAAGATAATCGCCGGCGAGGACGTCATTCTCCAGATCGAGAAGAACCACCCATCTTGAATGATGGGTGAATCGAAGCCGCCCTTCGATCCACACACCAGGATCCATCACGAGAGAGAACGATACTCGCCATTGCGACCACCGGCGCTCCTCCCGCCCGATCTCACGCCTCGGCTCACCACGGCCCCCTCCCGATCCCGTAGACCCCTCCTTTCTCTCCAACGGCGCCGCCGCAGGTGAAGTAGGAGATCTCGATGGGATCAGGTGTGACCCCCAGCGCTGAGATGCGGCGCGGATTGGGGCGCCGGCGGTGAGAGACCGATCCCCTCAGGCGGCCTTGGGTTCTGTCTTGTAGACTGTAGTCGCGTCCTTGGGTAACAACGTGATTGACCCGCAAGAAAATCCTATCCGCGCTTGTCTTACTCGGACGGCAAACTTGACCAGTACGATGACGGATAACCATACACGGTAGCCTAGCTGGGTCGAGTCTTTGAGGTTGACGAAGACCTTGACGTATTGCATCAAGCTAAACTGACCTGTCTTACCGTTAGTTTCTTGCTTCTGTACCAATTCAATGTTGAAAGctgagtttttttattttttatttattttgcgggTGAACTAGGATCTTTCTTCTTGGCTCCTTGATCCCGTAGTAGATTTTCTTCATAAATGTGATGCCATAGGCCTGAAGTAAAAGCTTGTTCATCTCTCCGTTCTAGGTCTAGTATATGTGACACATACAACGTGCACAACTCACTCTTTCTCTTTCCTACACCTAGCTCGGAAGATTTGGAAATGGATCTTGCAATATCTGCCGTTACAGGTGACCTCGCCAGCCGATTCATCTCTTTTCTCATGAACAAATACACGGATCATGTATGCTCAGAGGAGAAGGCGGAGAGGCTACAACAACTCTTGTTGAGAGTTCACACGGTCGTCGAGGAGGCGGACGGACGATGCATCACCAACTCTTGTATGCTCATGCAGTTGAAGCAGCTATCGTCAGCCATGTACCAAGGGTACCATGTGTTGGACAACGTCAGGTACAAGCAACATAAGGAGGCATCCAAGGACTTGGTGAGCGATTCATCTACCTCGTCCGATTATATCATTCCTTTCAAACGTGCTCGAACAGCCTATTCTTCGACAAACAAGGCCTCCAACTCGGGATTACAAAGTGCACTTGAGAATCTGGAAGGTGCCGTTACTGACATGGTGGAGTTTGTTGTGCTTTTGGGCGGATGCGAGTGCATCTCCCGGAGACCGTATGATGCCTATCTTCAGGTCGACAACTTCATGTTTGGTTGGCATGTCGAGAAGCAGAAGATCATCAACTTCTTGCTGCAAGAGAACATACCTGGTCCTCCGGCAGAGCTACCAGTCGTTGGTGGACGTGGAGTTGGGAAGAAAACTCTTGTTGCACATGTATGCaggtattttttttgcaaaactcatCTGCCTCGTCTGATTATATCATTCCTTTCAAACGTGCTTGCGCAACCAAAATAGTTGTTCGCCAAACAAGGCCTCCAATAGTTGCACATGTATGCAGGTATGACAGGGTGCGTTCTCACTTTGCAGTTATTTTGCACCTGAACGGAGACGGTCTTACGAGAATAACAGACCATGAAATTCCGTCAGGGAGGACACTGGTAGTTGTCGAGTTTGCTTCCGATGTAGATGATGATGACTGGAAAATATTTTATTCATCTGTTACGTGCATGGACAGAGGAAACAAAGTGATAATCTTAGGCCGAAATGAAAGCTTGAAGAAACTTGGGACTGTCCAGAGTATATCTCTGAACCGTCTGGCATTCGAGGAGTACAGGTACCTGCTCAAGACGCTCGCATTCGGAAGCCTGAAGCCAGGAGACCATCCGTGGTTAGCAACGATAGTGGAAGAGTTCGCTGTGGTGTTGGAAGGATCACTTGTTTCAGCTAACTTGCTTGGATATGCAGTGAGAAACAATCTAAATGCCCATTTCTGGCTTAGCACATTGAACAAGATCAGAATCACAAGGAAGATGATCATGTCCAGGTTTGGCTGCCATCCAAATGGCCTTTTCGATCAAGACCGTCCGGTGCACTTTGGCTCTCACCACCTCTTGTCTCCTGTTGCTCGCCTTATACCCTCTGCTAGCTGTCTGGATAGTAGTCTACCCAAAGTCATATTCGGGGACGTACTAGCAGAACCAGGCCATATTGCTCCAACGAAGGGAGATTTTAGGCCGATCTCTTGGGAATCAAGGTTACCACCATATACTGCGTTTGTTCATCTGTCTCGCTTTGTTCCAAGTTGTGTGGATGATAAGCCTGAAGCACCCTTGTCAGGGAGGAAGCGTCTGGGGCCATCTGCGTAGTCTCATGCCACATATCTTCAAGTAGCATTTATAGATCTTATGAGATATTTAAACCTCTGAGTATAATGTAAAGATAAACATACCAAATTGATCATAATCACCTTTTTTCAGTTTGGACAAGAGTCACAGGAAAAGTTATATGTGCCATGGGTTGGTTCATAGGGATGGGGTCCGAACTGGCAGCGTATGTACAATATTGATTATGTTGTTTAGTATAGGAACCTAACTATCTCTGTAAGAACATGTTATGAGCTTTTATTCGTCAATGGTAGGTGTGATCACCGAGAGTGACTTTTTGTGTAAAAAAGCATAACATGATAGCAGCGCTGCATTGAAGTAGTCGCGCGCTTACTACTCATGTGGCGTTGCTGTCATCCAACGGTCACCAGCGCGCTGATCAGACGGCTGATTCGTAGCAGCCGCCAAAAATTAATCATAGCTTTTTCTTATCTCTAGATTTAACCGAGCAACTACACCCTTTTGTCCTGCTAAACCTGATAAGTAACTCATTTTTTTTCTTAATGCATGGCAATTATACATGTTAAAACCTAGCAACTTGTCTATAAATCAGTGCTTAAAACCCGGCAACCCCTGCCAAAAAGTTCCCCGACAACCAAACTAACTTGGCAACCATGTGTATACATCTGGCAATTACGCTTGATTAAACCTGAtaatcatgtgtgtgtgtgtgtgtgtttatgtaTGGCAAATGGCAACCCCCGTGTGTAGGATGACAAACCAAAGGTTGTGCAAGCATGACAAGTTACACAAAATACACATGAAAACTTGATATAATTAATCTGGCAACTAGGGAAGCAACTAGTGGCGGAGCTACAAAAAATATGTTGGGCGGGCCTGATAGTACAAACAACACTACCAAATTAAAAATCAATGCATTAATATGGGCTAGACTTCGTGCCATTTTTTTTCTCCAACTCAGGGCGGGCCATGGCCCTTTCAGCCTTGCTGAAGCTCTGCCGGTGGAAGCAACCATAGCAATTATCCCGGCAGCCACAGTTTTGCAAAAATGGAAAGCTGTATGAAACAACGTGGTAGTTGACACAACTAAAATCTTAACCAAGCATGCAACACATCACGATGACTGCCTGTAAATAATAGGCAAGTAAGTACAATAACCTGACAAGTACTGGCAATTTGTTTATTGGAACACATCAAAATGGAATCTAATTTGCAAATCTCACCACGACAAAGCCAACGATAATAGTAAATCATGCATCCAAGAAACATAGACCATCATTCAAATTATTATTGCAAAACGTCTTAGACCGATTAGAATTTCTGATGTTTGAAACTAAATGAGCCGGTTGATATTATTGCAAATTGCAGCACCGAGATTGTGCTTAGCTTAATTAGTCGTACTCAAATAAGGTAGCCCTGGCCTAGCTGCCTATGGGCGAAGAAATCCGCGAACTACGGTGTGGCTACTCTTGTACGGATCATATTTTTAGTCTTTGTATGAATGATTTGCCTTGTTAAGTTAACCAATCTCCCATTCCCCACAAAAAAATATGGTACTCCTACTACCTTCATCCAATAATGTGTGCATATACATTTTTGGGGGACATTTACATTCCCCCCTAACTTGAATCCACTACTgatatttgcccctaattttttttgttctgttcaaatttgcccctaattttttgGTGTGCTCATATTTGCCCTTACCAAAGCATTTTAGGTCACCCGGATGCCCTTCCATCAGGTGAAGGTTGTTTGACCGTTACTTAaaaaattcatatgaactcagaaaaatgtaataaagatatcaaaatgttcagtgaAACATCACTCATATgtgtatgtcatttgcattcatgaaaaacaCTATTTAAACCTAATAACATTAATAATTTGTTTAGGATGAATGCaaatgaatgaacatatatataggtGATCAATGTAAATGACATACGTGATAGCTAGTGTTTTTTCaagcattttgatatcttatttgcatttttctgattcatatgaattttcaaagtagcTGTCAAACGACGAAAGAGCATTCAGGCGACCTAAAATGCTTTTAGGGGCAAATATCAGTAGTGGGTTAAAGTTAGGGGCACAAATTCAATTGGCTTTTTTTCAAAAGTTAAACTATAAACCTTGACCAAATTTCGAAAGAAAAATATATACATTTAGAATATCAAATTCATATCATTAGACAAGGTCCTGAGATATATTTTCGTGTTAGATATTTTTTTAGTACTGTATTATAAAATTTGTTAAACTTTGCTAAGCTTGACACACAAAAAATATATCTAAATACGCTACATTTTGAGACGAAGGAAGTACTAGCGTCCAATAGTTTTGGTCAGTTCACACACTTTTTTTtaaaagggggactccccggcctctgcatcagagtgatgcatacggccattttattaaccAAATAAAGCAGTGCAAACATGGTTCCAAGGTCTCCAAAAGTAATGAAAAAGTAAAGAAAGTTCACACAGAGCCAAAACGGGCTAGAAACACCAACTAGCCATGAAaagatgccacaaccggctggctaaaactAGGTAGGTAAactaaatgcctatcctattacatgaccgccatccaaaccggttgaagatatcc
This window contains:
- the LOC123130893 gene encoding uncharacterized protein yields the protein MDLAISAVTGDLASRFISFLMNKYTDHVCSEEKAERLQQLLLRVHTVVEEADGRCITNSCMLMQLKQLSSAMYQGYHVLDNVRYKQHKEASKDLVSDSSTSSDYIIPFKRARTAYSSTNKASNSGLQSALENLEGAVTDMVEFVVLLGGCECISRRPYDAYLQVDNFMFGWHVEKQKIINFLLQENIPGPPAELPVVGGRGVGKKTLVAHVCRYDRVRSHFAVILHLNGDGLTRITDHEIPSGRTLVVVEFASDVDDDDWKIFYSSVTCMDRGNKVIILGRNESLKKLGTVQSISLNRLAFEEYRYLLKTLAFGSLKPGDHPWLATIVEEFAVVLEGSLVSANLLGYAVRNNLNAHFWLSTLNKIRITRKMIMSRFGCHPNGLFDQDRPVHFGSHHLLSPVARLIPSASCLDSSLPKVIFGDVLAEPGHIAPTKGDFRPISWESRLPPYTAFVHLSRFVPSCVDDKPEAPLSGRKRLGPSA